The following coding sequences lie in one Sinorhizobium fredii USDA 257 genomic window:
- a CDS encoding EexN family lipoprotein translates to MRKFSLLLAILGLTACSEQPERTYTVDELVADEALLADLVTKCRNNPGELRDTPNCRNAESADIKRRFQRMRQSLGG, encoded by the coding sequence ATGAGGAAATTTTCCCTTCTCCTCGCGATTCTTGGCCTGACGGCCTGCTCGGAGCAGCCGGAGCGGACCTACACTGTCGACGAGTTGGTCGCGGACGAAGCGCTACTTGCCGACCTCGTCACCAAGTGCCGCAACAATCCGGGCGAGCTTCGCGACACCCCAAACTGCAGGAACGCGGAAAGTGCCGATATTAAGCGGCGGTTCCAGCGCATGCGGCAGTCGCTCGGAGGCTGA
- the virB10 gene encoding type IV secretion system protein VirB10, which translates to MVQEDAGRIPGERAETVAGRRVDNNPVLKRGAVALAIVAFVAFALWSVSGEKPPSDTTRPERVVIRQTTNFEPVKEKIEPVQPEPEVKLPTPVVAEQVKEEDPLLDSARRAPVMAYSAGQKNATAHGNREESAVSPDGNFLPLDGNTMGQNTASSNEEQFKTMLRPTRLEGSRAGTLGNRDFIVAMGTSIPCVLETAMASDQPGFTSCVINRDVLSDNGRVVLMERGTQIVGEYRGGLQRGQKRLFVLWNRAKTPNGVIVTLASPATDALGRAGMDGYVDTHWWERFGSALLLSVVGDAAGYANSRLKDSDVDAQGTTSAGQQAAAIAVEQSINIPPTLMKHQGELVSIFVARDLDFSGVYRLRVIGPKNRILDRAVLGDFSPQSTLVTK; encoded by the coding sequence ATGGTCCAGGAAGACGCGGGCCGGATACCGGGCGAGCGCGCCGAAACGGTTGCGGGCAGGCGGGTCGACAACAATCCCGTCTTGAAGCGGGGCGCTGTGGCGCTGGCCATCGTTGCCTTTGTCGCCTTCGCGCTCTGGTCGGTGAGCGGCGAGAAGCCGCCTTCGGACACCACAAGGCCGGAGCGGGTCGTCATCCGGCAGACGACGAATTTCGAACCGGTCAAGGAAAAGATCGAGCCGGTCCAGCCAGAGCCGGAAGTGAAGCTGCCGACGCCGGTTGTGGCCGAGCAGGTGAAGGAGGAAGATCCGTTGCTCGATTCCGCCCGCCGCGCACCCGTCATGGCCTATAGCGCTGGACAGAAAAACGCGACAGCGCATGGGAATCGCGAAGAGTCTGCGGTCTCTCCGGACGGAAATTTCCTGCCGCTCGATGGCAATACGATGGGTCAAAACACCGCCAGCAGCAATGAGGAGCAGTTCAAGACAATGCTGCGGCCGACCCGGCTCGAGGGCTCGCGCGCCGGCACGCTAGGCAACCGCGACTTCATCGTCGCCATGGGCACCTCGATCCCGTGCGTGCTGGAAACGGCCATGGCGTCGGACCAGCCGGGGTTCACGAGCTGCGTCATCAACCGGGATGTTCTCTCGGACAACGGCCGCGTCGTGCTGATGGAGAGGGGAACTCAGATTGTCGGCGAGTACCGAGGCGGCCTCCAGCGGGGGCAGAAACGCCTCTTTGTGCTTTGGAACCGCGCGAAGACCCCGAACGGCGTCATCGTCACGCTGGCTTCGCCCGCGACCGATGCACTCGGCCGGGCTGGCATGGACGGATATGTCGATACCCACTGGTGGGAGCGCTTCGGAAGTGCGCTTCTCCTCTCTGTCGTCGGTGATGCTGCAGGCTACGCCAACAGCCGTCTGAAGGACAGCGACGTCGACGCGCAGGGTACCACAAGCGCCGGCCAGCAGGCCGCGGCGATTGCCGTCGAGCAATCGATCAATATCCCTCCGACGCTCATGAAGCATCAGGGCGAGCTTGTTTCGATCTTCGTCGCGCGCGATCTCGACTTCTCCGGGGTCTACAGGCTTCGCGTGATTGGGCCAAAGAACCGCATTCTCGACCGGGCGGTACTGGGCGACTTCAGCCCGCAGTCGACGCTCGTGACAAAATAG
- a CDS encoding type IV secretion system protein VirB3, whose translation MATARPTLEEDTLFIACTRPAMIAGVTMEAMGVNIMLTTILYIVAGSIAYALVGVVFHLVFRALVKHDHNMFRILLAWVETRGRSRNSAYWGGATLAPLKLARKYDERDLGLA comes from the coding sequence ATGGCGACCGCGCGGCCGACGCTCGAGGAAGACACGCTGTTCATCGCCTGCACCAGGCCGGCGATGATCGCCGGCGTAACAATGGAAGCCATGGGCGTGAACATCATGCTCACCACCATTCTCTACATCGTCGCCGGTTCGATCGCTTACGCGCTCGTCGGCGTCGTCTTCCACCTGGTGTTCCGCGCGCTCGTCAAACACGACCACAACATGTTTCGCATCTTACTGGCCTGGGTGGAGACACGCGGCCGCTCCCGCAACAGCGCCTATTGGGGCGGGGCAACGCTTGCACCGCTGAAGCTCGCCCGCAAATACGACGAAAGGGACCTCGGACTTGCCTAG
- the virB5 gene encoding P-type DNA transfer protein VirB5 has translation MTSFRFHGAAIAAALMLSAGTAAGQGIPVIDQTAIGKHIETIAELKSQLDALNQQIEQAQQLYGSLNKLTDMADVASVLNDPAIRRVLPADFNAIEGLFKGKGTGVLGDAASEFLEGNSTYRTSADDFYAQELSRIQNRNAGQMSLGQQIYDKATKRIDGIDQLREKISTASDAKDIADLQARLLAETAFLQTDMLRMEGLRMVQQAQAQVDEQRKAEDWRQRMDAMKAALQ, from the coding sequence ATGACCTCATTTAGATTTCATGGCGCGGCGATCGCCGCGGCGCTCATGCTTTCCGCCGGCACAGCGGCAGGGCAGGGGATTCCGGTGATCGACCAGACGGCGATCGGCAAGCATATCGAAACCATCGCCGAGCTCAAGTCGCAGCTCGACGCCCTCAATCAGCAGATCGAACAGGCGCAGCAGCTCTATGGCTCGCTTAACAAGCTCACCGACATGGCGGATGTCGCCAGCGTCCTCAACGATCCTGCCATCCGCAGGGTGCTGCCGGCAGACTTCAACGCCATCGAAGGCCTGTTCAAGGGCAAGGGCACGGGCGTCCTCGGTGATGCGGCTTCGGAATTCCTTGAGGGCAATTCGACGTATCGGACCAGCGCCGACGACTTTTATGCCCAGGAGCTTTCCCGCATCCAGAACAGGAATGCCGGCCAAATGAGCCTCGGCCAGCAGATCTATGACAAGGCGACAAAGCGCATCGACGGCATCGACCAGTTGCGCGAGAAGATATCGACGGCCAGCGATGCCAAGGATATCGCCGACCTTCAGGCGCGGCTTCTGGCGGAAACGGCTTTTCTTCAGACCGACATGCTGCGCATGGAAGGCTTGCGGATGGTGCAGCAGGCGCAGGCGCAGGTCGACGAGCAGCGCAAGGCCGAGGACTGGCGCCAGCGCATGGACGCGATGAAGGCAGCACTGCAATGA
- a CDS encoding type IV secretion system protein codes for MYEVFAFVDEQFKTPLEDFVSTGTSNIAEWVSGPLTAAITLYIVLFGYLVLRGSVQEPILDFAYRAIRLAIIVMLVKNASEYQTYVTNIFFETLPREISQALNTGSTPSASTFDSLLDKGQDAATDIWSRASWPGDIATGVGGMMVIFASFVVASIGYIVSLYARLALAIVLAIGPIFVALAMFQPTRRFTEAWIGQLANFVILQVLVVAVGSLLITCIDTTFTEIEGYSDVLMRPIALCAICLAALYVFYQLPNIASALAAGGASLTYGYGAARDAHEGTLASAASHTARAAGRGFRAVGRTFTSNGAS; via the coding sequence ATGTATGAGGTGTTCGCCTTCGTCGACGAGCAATTCAAGACGCCGTTGGAAGACTTCGTCTCCACCGGAACGTCGAATATCGCCGAGTGGGTCTCAGGCCCACTGACGGCGGCGATCACGCTCTATATCGTGCTCTTTGGCTATCTCGTTCTTCGTGGCTCGGTCCAGGAGCCGATCCTCGACTTCGCTTACCGGGCAATCAGGCTCGCCATCATCGTGATGCTGGTGAAGAACGCCAGCGAATACCAGACCTACGTCACCAACATCTTCTTCGAGACCTTGCCGCGCGAGATCTCGCAGGCGCTGAACACCGGGTCGACACCGAGCGCCTCGACGTTCGACAGTCTGCTCGACAAGGGGCAGGACGCGGCCACCGATATCTGGTCACGCGCCTCCTGGCCGGGCGATATCGCCACCGGCGTCGGCGGCATGATGGTTATCTTCGCAAGTTTCGTCGTCGCATCGATCGGCTACATCGTCTCGCTCTACGCCCGGCTGGCGCTCGCCATCGTGCTGGCCATCGGCCCGATCTTCGTGGCGCTCGCCATGTTCCAGCCGACGCGGCGCTTCACCGAGGCCTGGATCGGGCAGCTTGCGAACTTCGTGATCTTGCAGGTCCTCGTCGTTGCCGTCGGCTCGCTGCTGATCACCTGCATCGACACGACCTTCACGGAGATCGAGGGGTATAGCGATGTGCTGATGCGGCCGATTGCGCTGTGCGCCATCTGCCTCGCTGCTCTCTATGTCTTCTATCAGCTTCCCAACATCGCTTCGGCGCTCGCAGCTGGCGGTGCTTCGTTGACCTACGGTTACGGCGCTGCGCGTGACGCCCATGAAGGCACGCTCGCCTCGGCGGCATCACATACCGCCCGTGCCGCCGGCCGCGGGTTCCGAGCCGTCGGACGGACCTTCACCTCTAACGGCGCCAGTTGA
- a CDS encoding Fic family protein, whose product MRWNWQRNDWPDFSYDHAALEPLEKSFLLHAGEFLGAYRHVSPEGRDTLKIELISDEALKTSEIEGETLDRASLQSSLRCQFGMDTDSRRIGPAERGIAEMMVDLYRSFGLPLSHETMFVWHRMVMASANRLQVVGGYRTHSDPMQVVSGAIGHPKIHFEAPPSEQVPREMDAFVNWFNATAPDGAKPLPALTRAGMVHLYFESIHPFEDGNGRIGRALSEKSIAQDLGQPSLIALAYTIERGRKSYYDMLEKSNKNNAITDWLIYFGQTILEAQQTTLKRVEFHISKTRLYDSLRGQLNPRQEKVIARMFREGIEGFKGGLSAENYISITQASRATATRDLQGLVAKGAFLRTGELRHTRYHLKLPN is encoded by the coding sequence ATGCGCTGGAACTGGCAACGAAACGACTGGCCGGACTTCTCGTACGACCACGCGGCGCTGGAGCCTCTCGAAAAGAGTTTCCTGCTGCACGCGGGTGAATTTCTGGGCGCATATCGTCATGTCAGTCCGGAGGGTAGGGACACACTCAAGATCGAGCTGATCAGCGACGAGGCTTTGAAGACCTCCGAAATCGAGGGAGAAACGCTCGACCGTGCCAGTCTTCAATCGTCTTTGCGCTGCCAATTCGGCATGGACACGGACAGCAGACGCATCGGACCTGCCGAGCGTGGTATCGCTGAAATGATGGTCGATCTCTACCGAAGCTTTGGTCTTCCCCTGTCGCACGAGACGATGTTTGTATGGCACCGAATGGTCATGGCAAGCGCGAATCGACTTCAGGTTGTCGGCGGCTACAGAACGCATTCCGATCCAATGCAGGTCGTCTCGGGAGCGATCGGGCATCCGAAGATCCACTTCGAGGCACCCCCGTCCGAACAGGTGCCGCGCGAAATGGATGCGTTCGTCAACTGGTTCAACGCAACTGCACCCGACGGTGCAAAGCCACTGCCCGCGCTCACCCGGGCGGGCATGGTGCACCTCTACTTCGAAAGCATTCACCCCTTCGAGGACGGGAACGGCCGCATAGGCCGCGCTCTCTCTGAAAAATCGATCGCCCAGGACTTGGGCCAGCCAAGCCTGATCGCGCTTGCCTATACGATCGAGCGGGGCCGCAAGAGCTATTACGACATGCTGGAGAAAAGCAACAAGAACAATGCGATCACGGACTGGCTGATCTATTTCGGGCAAACTATTCTTGAGGCTCAGCAGACGACTCTCAAGCGCGTGGAATTCCATATATCGAAAACGCGGCTGTACGACTCGTTGCGTGGCCAGCTAAATCCACGACAAGAGAAAGTTATCGCGCGGATGTTCCGCGAGGGCATCGAGGGGTTCAAGGGCGGTCTCAGCGCAGAGAACTACATCAGTATTACGCAGGCCTCCCGCGCCACGGCAACGAGAGACTTGCAGGGCCTTGTTGCCAAGGGGGCGTTCCTTCGAACCGGTGAACTGAGGCACACGCGGTATCATCTAAAACTCCCGAACTGA
- a CDS encoding TrbC/VirB2 family protein, translated as MTFSSRIRPIAASTLMAVAIVATMVEPAFAQAAGIETVLQNIVDMLTGNIAKLLAVIAVIVICIAWMFGYMDLRRAGFWIIGIGGIFGATELVNTIVGS; from the coding sequence ATGACCTTCAGTTCCCGTATCCGGCCGATCGCCGCCTCCACCCTGATGGCCGTCGCCATCGTAGCCACCATGGTCGAGCCGGCTTTCGCGCAGGCCGCCGGCATCGAGACCGTCCTGCAGAATATCGTCGACATGCTGACCGGCAATATCGCCAAGCTGCTCGCCGTCATTGCAGTGATCGTGATCTGCATCGCCTGGATGTTCGGCTACATGGATCTGAGACGAGCAGGGTTCTGGATCATCGGCATCGGCGGCATCTTCGGCGCCACCGAACTCGTGAACACCATTGTCGGGAGCTGA
- the virB9 gene encoding P-type conjugative transfer protein VirB9, which yields MRTAAIFALLLAGSAFSALALEIPRGAAQDSRVRFVDYQPYNVTRIIGSLRSSVQVEFGPDEEIAHVALGNSVAWEVAPAGSILFLKPRENQPVTNISVVTTRRDGSTRSYQMELMVRDGKVEVGQSTYFYVKYRYPADEAERRRQVAAARAIAAQAKEADSVLAIHEAYGPRNWRYSAQGAQALEPQSVYDNGKVTTFAFVGNQEMPAIYIENSDGSESLVPKSVDGNLVLVHAISRKFILRSGADVLCVFNEAYDRIGINPDTNTTSPSVERVVRTDIGTAQ from the coding sequence ATGCGTACCGCAGCCATCTTCGCTCTTCTTCTTGCCGGCTCGGCGTTTTCGGCCCTTGCCCTCGAGATTCCGCGCGGCGCAGCGCAGGACAGCCGTGTGCGTTTCGTCGACTACCAGCCCTACAACGTTACCCGAATCATCGGCTCTCTGAGGTCCTCTGTGCAGGTCGAGTTCGGGCCCGACGAGGAGATCGCCCACGTCGCGCTCGGCAACAGCGTCGCCTGGGAGGTCGCGCCGGCAGGCAGTATCCTGTTCCTGAAACCGCGCGAGAACCAGCCGGTCACCAATATCTCTGTCGTAACCACCCGGCGCGACGGATCGACCCGAAGCTACCAGATGGAGCTGATGGTGCGGGATGGAAAGGTGGAGGTGGGTCAAAGCACTTACTTTTACGTCAAGTACCGGTATCCCGCCGACGAAGCCGAACGGCGTCGCCAGGTCGCAGCCGCGCGAGCAATCGCTGCGCAGGCGAAGGAGGCCGACAGCGTATTGGCGATTCATGAGGCCTATGGACCGCGGAACTGGCGTTACTCTGCACAAGGCGCGCAGGCGCTGGAGCCGCAATCGGTCTACGACAATGGCAAGGTCACGACCTTTGCCTTCGTCGGAAACCAGGAAATGCCGGCCATTTACATCGAGAATTCGGACGGTAGCGAGAGCCTGGTACCCAAGTCCGTCGACGGCAACCTGGTCCTCGTCCACGCGATCAGCCGGAAGTTCATCCTGCGGAGCGGTGCGGACGTGCTTTGCGTCTTCAACGAGGCTTATGACCGGATCGGCATCAACCCTGACACCAACACGACCTCGCCGTCGGTGGAGCGGGTCGTTCGGACCGACATCGGCACGGCGCAGTAG
- a CDS encoding virB8 family protein, with protein MVSSDELKSYFEKARRFDQDRMIQVERSARIAWSIAIVAGVLAGASIFAVAGLTPLKTVEPFVVRVDNSTGIVDVVSALTSTAGTYDEAVTKYFAAKYVRAREGYVWSEAEENFRTVALLSTQPEQARFSTFYRGSNPESPQNTYGRSATARISIASISLINPNVVSVRYMRTITRGEEIRTTHWVATLTFAYVNAPMSSTDRLVNPLGFAVSEYRADPEAIN; from the coding sequence ATGGTCTCGAGCGACGAACTCAAGTCATACTTCGAGAAGGCGCGACGCTTCGATCAGGACCGTATGATCCAGGTCGAGCGCTCGGCGCGCATCGCCTGGTCGATCGCAATCGTGGCCGGCGTCCTTGCCGGCGCCTCGATCTTCGCGGTTGCCGGTCTGACGCCGCTGAAGACGGTCGAGCCGTTTGTCGTGCGGGTCGACAATTCGACCGGCATAGTCGACGTCGTCTCGGCATTGACGTCGACGGCGGGAACTTACGATGAGGCCGTCACCAAATACTTCGCGGCAAAATATGTGCGCGCTCGCGAAGGCTATGTCTGGAGCGAGGCGGAGGAGAATTTCCGCACCGTCGCCTTGCTGTCGACGCAGCCGGAGCAAGCGCGATTCTCGACCTTCTATCGCGGCAGCAACCCGGAATCGCCGCAAAACACCTATGGGCGGAGTGCCACGGCGCGCATCAGCATCGCCTCGATCTCGCTGATCAACCCGAACGTCGTATCCGTCCGCTACATGCGCACGATCACGCGCGGGGAAGAAATCCGAACGACCCATTGGGTCGCAACGCTCACCTTCGCTTACGTGAACGCGCCGATGTCGTCGACCGACCGGCTTGTCAACCCGCTCGGTTTTGCCGTCAGTGAATATCGGGCCGATCCGGAGGCGATCAACTGA
- a CDS encoding VirB4 family type IV secretion/conjugal transfer ATPase, which yields MPSLTTLRSRELAPETFIPYVRHVDESTIALDSRALMVMIALEGVAFETADVLDLNALHRDLNTLYRNIADERLALWTHLIRRRDSDYPEGTFATAFSAALNDKYRARMVGEDLFRNDLYLTILWSPARDPADKAAKLLSRLRRARRAGAELDEEALKHLRDKVVDVTAALKRFEPRVLSLYEHDGLLFSEPSELLHQFVGGRREPIPLTEGRIASAIYSDRVIVGRETVEIRPEAESRYAGMLSFKEYPARTRTGMLDGVLTSPFELILAQSFSFVSKADARTIMGRKQNQMVSSGDKAASQIDELDEAMDDLESNRFVLGEHHLSLCVFASSVKELTDNLAKARASLTSGGAVVAREDLGLEAAWWAQLPGNFRYRARSGAISSRNYAALSPFHSYPIGQKDGNEWGPAVALLKTASGSPYYFNFHYGDLGNTFVCGPSGAGKTVLLNFMLSQLEKHDPHVVFFDKDRGADLYIRAAGGTYLPLKNGIPTGCAPLKALELTPENKVFLTRWVGKLAGSPTRELTVTELRDIASAIEGLADLPVERRTIGALRTFLDNTNPEGIAARLRRWETGGPLGWVFDNVIEDIGFGEFGDGGTFVGYDMTDFLDNEEIRAPLMAYLFYRVEQLIDGRRIIIVIDEFWKALQDEGFRDLAQNKLKTIRKQNGLMLFATQSPRDAIVSPIAHTIIEQCPTQIFLPNARGNRADYVDGFKLTEREYELIARELSVESRRFVLKQGHNSVVAELNLSGFGDELAILSGRTANVELADAVRAEVGNRREDWLPVFQQRRSAS from the coding sequence TTGCCTAGCCTGACCACACTCAGATCTCGCGAACTCGCTCCGGAGACCTTCATCCCCTATGTCCGCCACGTCGACGAGTCGACGATCGCGCTCGATTCCCGGGCGCTGATGGTGATGATCGCGCTCGAAGGCGTCGCGTTCGAGACCGCGGATGTTCTCGACCTGAATGCCCTCCATCGCGACCTCAACACGCTCTACCGCAACATCGCCGACGAGCGGCTCGCCTTGTGGACGCATCTTATTCGCCGCCGGGACAGCGACTATCCCGAGGGCACCTTCGCGACTGCCTTCTCGGCCGCGTTGAACGACAAATACCGCGCGCGCATGGTGGGCGAGGACCTGTTTCGCAACGACCTCTATCTGACCATCCTCTGGTCACCGGCACGCGATCCGGCAGACAAGGCGGCAAAGCTGCTGTCGCGCCTGCGCCGAGCCCGTCGCGCAGGGGCGGAACTCGACGAGGAGGCCCTCAAGCACCTTCGCGACAAGGTCGTCGATGTCACGGCGGCTTTGAAACGCTTCGAGCCCCGCGTGCTGTCCCTCTACGAACACGACGGCCTGTTGTTCTCGGAGCCGAGCGAACTGCTGCATCAGTTCGTCGGCGGACGACGCGAGCCGATCCCCCTGACCGAGGGCCGCATTGCGTCGGCGATCTACTCGGATCGTGTCATCGTCGGCCGCGAGACGGTCGAGATCCGCCCCGAAGCAGAAAGCCGCTATGCCGGCATGCTGAGTTTCAAGGAATATCCGGCCCGCACCAGGACCGGCATGCTCGACGGCGTGCTTACCAGTCCTTTCGAACTGATCCTGGCGCAATCCTTCTCCTTCGTCTCGAAAGCCGACGCGCGCACCATCATGGGCCGCAAGCAGAACCAGATGGTCAGCAGCGGCGACAAGGCGGCATCGCAGATCGACGAACTCGACGAGGCCATGGACGATCTGGAGTCCAACCGGTTCGTACTCGGCGAGCATCATCTCTCGCTTTGCGTCTTTGCTTCCTCGGTGAAGGAACTGACCGACAATCTCGCCAAGGCGCGCGCCAGCTTGACGAGCGGCGGCGCCGTCGTTGCGCGCGAGGACCTTGGTCTCGAGGCGGCCTGGTGGGCGCAGTTGCCCGGCAATTTCCGCTATCGCGCCCGGTCCGGAGCGATCTCGTCGCGAAACTACGCGGCGCTGTCGCCCTTCCACTCCTATCCGATCGGCCAGAAGGACGGCAATGAATGGGGCCCCGCCGTCGCGCTGCTCAAGACCGCGTCCGGCTCGCCATATTACTTCAATTTCCATTACGGCGATCTCGGAAACACGTTCGTCTGCGGCCCGTCGGGCGCCGGCAAGACGGTGCTACTCAACTTCATGCTGTCGCAGCTCGAAAAGCACGATCCGCATGTGGTGTTCTTCGACAAGGACAGGGGAGCCGATCTCTACATACGCGCCGCCGGCGGCACCTATCTGCCGCTGAAGAACGGTATCCCGACCGGCTGCGCTCCCTTGAAGGCCCTCGAATTGACGCCGGAGAACAAGGTGTTCCTGACGCGCTGGGTCGGCAAGCTTGCCGGTTCGCCCACGCGGGAACTGACCGTGACCGAACTTCGCGACATTGCCTCCGCCATCGAAGGCCTCGCCGACCTGCCGGTGGAGCGCCGGACGATCGGCGCGCTCAGGACTTTTTTGGACAACACGAACCCGGAAGGGATCGCTGCTCGGCTGCGTCGCTGGGAGACGGGAGGGCCGCTCGGCTGGGTCTTCGATAATGTAATCGAGGACATCGGCTTCGGTGAATTTGGCGATGGTGGCACGTTTGTCGGCTACGACATGACCGATTTCCTCGATAACGAGGAAATCCGTGCCCCCCTGATGGCCTATCTCTTCTATCGCGTCGAGCAACTGATCGATGGTCGCAGGATCATCATTGTGATCGACGAGTTCTGGAAAGCGCTCCAGGACGAAGGCTTCCGCGATCTTGCCCAGAACAAGCTCAAGACGATCCGAAAGCAGAACGGCCTCATGCTGTTTGCCACGCAGAGCCCGCGCGACGCGATCGTCTCGCCGATCGCCCACACCATCATCGAACAATGCCCGACGCAGATCTTCCTGCCGAACGCGCGCGGCAACCGCGCCGACTATGTCGACGGCTTCAAGCTCACGGAGCGCGAATACGAGCTGATCGCACGCGAGCTCTCCGTCGAGAGTCGGCGGTTCGTGTTGAAGCAGGGACACAACAGCGTCGTCGCCGAACTGAACCTCAGCGGTTTCGGCGACGAACTCGCCATTCTCTCCGGCCGGACTGCCAATGTGGAGCTTGCCGACGCGGTCCGCGCCGAAGTCGGCAACCGGCGAGAGGACTGGCTTCCCGTTTTCCAGCAAAGAAGGAGTGCGAGCTGA
- a CDS encoding lytic transglycosylase domain-containing protein: MPVAFVDLAQTCAPMVAAETLAGVVSLESRFEPFAIRIKSGPPLSEQPTTKAEAIEIATSRAAERQDIQLGLGGIGMEELRKMSFSISDAFDPCLNLQATATLLDGYYRLALRAGADPRRAERDMLRSYYGRDDPSAGAIVEYDEQVRKEIERLGQTLAMLTIGDGGEDRGPSGGTAVDDAVEAESDATPNDQTASAPAWDVFNSRRRSSVLVFRNNKMEQSE, from the coding sequence ATGCCCGTTGCCTTCGTGGATCTCGCGCAGACCTGTGCACCTATGGTCGCGGCCGAAACTCTTGCTGGCGTCGTCAGCCTCGAAAGTCGTTTCGAGCCCTTCGCGATCCGGATCAAGAGCGGACCGCCGCTCTCTGAACAGCCCACGACCAAGGCGGAGGCGATCGAAATCGCCACGTCACGGGCGGCCGAACGGCAGGACATCCAGCTCGGCCTTGGCGGCATTGGCATGGAAGAGCTTCGAAAGATGAGCTTCTCGATTTCTGACGCTTTCGATCCATGCCTTAACCTCCAGGCCACCGCCACACTGCTCGACGGATACTACCGGCTCGCACTCAGGGCCGGCGCCGATCCGAGGCGCGCCGAGCGGGACATGCTGCGATCCTACTACGGGCGGGACGATCCGTCCGCCGGCGCCATCGTCGAATATGACGAACAAGTTCGCAAAGAAATCGAAAGGCTCGGCCAAACCCTCGCAATGCTGACGATCGGCGATGGTGGGGAGGACAGGGGGCCGAGCGGGGGGACGGCTGTCGATGACGCCGTCGAAGCCGAAAGCGATGCTACCCCGAACGATCAGACGGCGTCCGCGCCGGCCTGGGATGTCTTCAATTCGCGGCGGCGGTCCTCCGTCCTCGTTTTTCGGAACAATAAAATGGAGCAGAGTGAATGA
- a CDS encoding MarR family transcriptional regulator: MTRALNSQWHSLAFSAFIFHEIVDNPIEDETPQSRLKQIGMMSVLYIMHQGHQQLTLSNVVEITGLTRTGVTETIDPLVRRGLLTEKFVKNSMGRGKARQFDIAPQILEKLRSFQQDADSEPIAP, encoded by the coding sequence ATGACAAGAGCTCTCAATTCGCAGTGGCACAGCCTCGCCTTCTCGGCTTTCATTTTTCACGAAATTGTCGACAATCCGATTGAGGACGAGACGCCCCAGTCGCGACTGAAGCAGATCGGCATGATGAGCGTGCTCTATATCATGCACCAGGGACACCAGCAGCTAACCCTTTCAAATGTCGTCGAAATCACGGGCCTTACCCGCACCGGCGTGACGGAAACGATCGACCCGCTGGTGCGGCGTGGATTGTTGACGGAGAAGTTCGTGAAGAATTCGATGGGCCGCGGCAAGGCGCGGCAATTCGACATCGCGCCGCAGATCCTGGAGAAGCTGCGGAGCTTTCAGCAAGACGCTGACAGCGAACCCATTGCGCCCTGA